A genomic window from Chiloscyllium plagiosum isolate BGI_BamShark_2017 unplaced genomic scaffold, ASM401019v2 scaf_77666, whole genome shotgun sequence includes:
- the LOC122546027 gene encoding ferritin, heavy subunit-like, with product MASQVCQNYHQDCEAAVNKQINIELTASYLYQSLMSYFDRDDVALHHFSQFFKAQSQEKQEHAEKLLKFQNQRGGRVLLQDVKLCDFLETHYLDEEVEIIKRLGDYITNLKRLGAPENGLGEYLFDRLSLEDS from the exons ATGGCCTCCCAGGTTTGTCAAAACTATCACCAGGATTGTGAAGCTGCTGTTAACAAACAGATTAATATCGAGCTGACTGCCTCCTATCTCTATCAGTCTTTG ATGTCGTACTTTGACCGGGATGATGTtgccctgcaccatttctcccagttCTTCAAAGCTCAGTCCCAGGAGAAGCAGGAACATGCAGAGAAGCTGCTGAAATTCCAGAATCAGcgtggaggcagagtcctccTCCAGGATGTGAAG ctgtgtgacttcctggagactcactatttggatgaggaggttgagatcaTCAAGCGACTTGGGGACTACATCACCAACCTGAAGCGTCTGGGAGCTCCTGAGAATGGGctgggagagtacctgtttgacCGGCTCTCGCTGGAGGACAGCA